One window of the Tetragenococcus koreensis genome contains the following:
- the pepV gene encoding dipeptidase PepV — protein MAIDWQKEVDARKDDLLDDLKELLKVKSEREDDKITADAPFGPGPRDALKHMLSYGERDGFTVKNVDNYAGHIEFGQGDETLGIFGHMDVVPAGDDWETDPYEPVIKDGKLFARGSSDDKGPSLAAYYAMKIIKDLNLPLSKKVRFVVGSDEESGWGDMDHYFEKEKTPDFGFSPDAEFPIINGEKGNVSIRVHIGIGNEGSYTLEKFQGGLRDNMVPTSASAQVKTTTTEQAEAMEIAFNEYVGTTPISGTSIINGTTIIFQVGGKGSHGASPQFGHNAATWLAAFLDNYDFAGGAKNFLHVAAAYVHEDFYGEKLGAAFEDPKMGKLTMNAGIFDFDTDKEDALINLNFRYPQGTSSETLQASINDKIGQYGVTLTEGGHHMLPHYVPQEDPLVKTLLDVYEEHTGEKGEEQIIGGGTYGRLLERGVAFGAMFPGFVDTMHQPNEFIALDDLYKATVIYADAIYRLAK, from the coding sequence ATGGCAATTGATTGGCAAAAAGAAGTCGATGCAAGAAAAGACGACCTTCTAGACGACTTAAAAGAATTATTAAAGGTAAAAAGTGAACGAGAAGATGACAAAATAACAGCCGATGCACCGTTTGGACCGGGACCACGTGATGCGTTAAAACATATGCTTTCTTACGGTGAACGCGATGGTTTTACCGTTAAAAATGTGGATAATTATGCTGGGCATATCGAATTTGGTCAAGGCGATGAAACGTTGGGTATTTTCGGTCATATGGACGTAGTACCTGCAGGCGATGATTGGGAAACAGATCCGTATGAACCAGTGATTAAAGATGGTAAATTATTTGCACGTGGTTCTTCAGACGACAAGGGCCCAAGTCTCGCAGCTTATTATGCGATGAAAATTATTAAAGATTTAAATCTACCCTTATCTAAAAAAGTTCGCTTTGTCGTAGGTTCAGATGAAGAAAGCGGCTGGGGCGATATGGACCATTATTTTGAAAAAGAAAAAACACCTGATTTTGGTTTTTCACCGGACGCTGAATTTCCTATTATTAATGGCGAAAAAGGAAATGTATCTATCCGAGTTCATATCGGTATTGGAAATGAAGGCAGTTATACACTGGAAAAATTCCAAGGCGGTCTGCGCGATAATATGGTTCCTACAAGCGCTTCTGCCCAAGTAAAGACGACAACTACTGAACAAGCAGAAGCAATGGAAATTGCTTTTAATGAATACGTGGGTACAACACCAATATCAGGAACAAGTATAATAAATGGTACAACGATTATTTTCCAAGTAGGCGGGAAGGGTTCTCATGGGGCTAGCCCACAATTCGGTCACAATGCCGCAACTTGGTTGGCAGCCTTTTTAGATAATTATGATTTTGCTGGGGGCGCCAAAAATTTCCTTCATGTTGCTGCAGCTTATGTTCATGAAGACTTCTATGGTGAAAAATTAGGAGCCGCTTTTGAGGATCCTAAAATGGGTAAATTGACTATGAATGCCGGCATTTTTGATTTTGATACAGACAAAGAGGATGCTTTAATCAATTTGAATTTCCGCTACCCACAAGGAACTTCATCAGAAACCTTACAAGCTAGTATAAATGACAAGATCGGTCAATATGGTGTTACTTTGACTGAAGGTGGTCATCATATGTTGCCACATTACGTTCCCCAAGAAGATCCACTAGTTAAAACATTATTGGATGTATATGAAGAACATACTGGTGAAAAAGGTGAAGAACAAATTATCGGTGGCGGTACGTATGGGCGTTTATTAGAACGCGGCGTCGCTTTTGGAGCAATGTTCCCCGGATTTGTAGATACTATGCACCAACCAAACGAATTTATTGCACTAGACGATTTGTATAAGGCTACAGTTATCTATGCTGACGCGATTTATCGCTTAGCAAAATAA
- a CDS encoding acetate/propionate family kinase, with the protein MAKTIAINAGSSSLKWQLYEMPAEEVAAKGIVERIGLKDSIFTIKYGDGQKYEETKDINDHEVAVKMLLDKLIELGILGSYDEITGVGHRVVQGGKYFDKSVVIDDDVLEKIEELADFAPLHNPANLMGINAFRELLPDVINVAVFDTAFHANMPESNARYSIPKEYKEKYDIRKYGAHGTSHRYVAERAADMLERPIEDLKLITCHLGNGASITAVENGKSVDTSMGFTPLAGVTMGTRSGDIDPAVLQYLMNKLNIDIDEMLNILNKKSGLLGLTGISSDMRDLEDNMDNEDVQIALDIFADRIRKYIGSYVTTMNGVDAIVFTAGIGENDANARANVINGMTWFGCEIDPEKNNVRGEEKVISTDDSKVKVLLVPTDEELVIARDVESLRKNG; encoded by the coding sequence ATGGCAAAAACAATCGCAATTAATGCAGGAAGTTCAAGTTTAAAGTGGCAATTATATGAAATGCCAGCAGAAGAGGTAGCTGCTAAAGGGATTGTAGAAAGAATCGGCTTAAAAGATTCGATCTTTACGATTAAATATGGAGACGGTCAAAAATATGAAGAAACGAAGGATATTAATGACCACGAAGTTGCAGTTAAAATGTTGCTGGACAAATTGATTGAATTAGGTATTTTGGGTTCTTACGATGAAATTACCGGTGTTGGTCACCGTGTAGTTCAAGGTGGGAAATATTTCGACAAATCAGTCGTCATTGACGATGACGTTCTGGAAAAAATTGAAGAGCTAGCTGATTTTGCTCCTTTGCATAATCCAGCTAACTTAATGGGGATTAATGCATTTAGAGAATTATTACCTGATGTAATTAATGTGGCTGTTTTTGATACAGCATTTCATGCAAATATGCCAGAATCTAATGCGCGTTACAGTATTCCTAAAGAATATAAAGAAAAGTATGATATTCGTAAATATGGCGCCCATGGAACTAGCCATCGCTATGTTGCAGAACGTGCAGCTGATATGTTAGAACGCCCAATTGAAGACTTGAAACTTATTACTTGTCACTTAGGCAACGGCGCTTCGATTACAGCTGTTGAAAATGGCAAATCCGTAGACACTTCAATGGGCTTTACCCCATTAGCTGGTGTGACTATGGGAACTCGTTCTGGTGATATCGATCCAGCTGTTTTGCAATATTTGATGAATAAATTAAATATTGATATCGACGAAATGTTAAACATTTTAAACAAAAAGTCAGGTTTGCTTGGTTTAACAGGTATTTCCAGTGATATGCGTGATTTGGAAGATAATATGGATAATGAAGATGTTCAAATTGCGTTAGATATTTTTGCTGATCGTATTCGTAAATACATCGGTAGTTATGTAACTACAATGAATGGCGTTGATGCGATCGTATTTACTGCTGGCATTGGAGAAAATGACGCGAATGCTCGTGCGAATGTGATTAACGGGATGACTTGGTTTGGCTGCGAAATTGATCCAGAAAAAAATAATGTGCGCGGCGAAGAAAAAGTAATCTCAACTGACGATTCTAAAGTCAAAGTACTTTTAGTTCCGACAGATGAAGAATTAGTCATTGCACGTGATGTAGAATCATTGCGTAAAAATGGTTAA
- a CDS encoding aminoglycoside 6-adenylyltransferase — protein MRSEAEMMQLILAVAQKISQVKAVAMSGSRVNKNVTKDEFQDYDIVYIVDDKKTLLENRQWLNAFGQRLIMQTPEETVLWPSELGECFTFLMLFEDGNRIDLTLCPISYIQQWSAGEPMIKILSDPQRLLANLPEPSDNAYQFLSATQRTFNECCNEFWWVSTYVVKGLARGELLYASDHLYTICQKELLRLLSWKAVLQKDKINVGKNYKYLFNFLPEKQQTFENLLSFSSIDACWQSLFATQTSFHDEAKDFAQIAGFEYINSTAEKIIAYTQQHYELANNRD, from the coding sequence ATGCGTAGTGAAGCAGAAATGATGCAGCTGATTTTAGCAGTAGCACAAAAAATCTCGCAAGTAAAAGCTGTTGCTATGAGCGGCTCACGGGTAAATAAGAACGTTACTAAAGATGAATTCCAAGATTACGATATTGTCTATATCGTAGATGACAAAAAAACGCTCCTAGAAAATCGCCAATGGCTAAACGCCTTCGGTCAACGCTTGATCATGCAAACGCCCGAAGAAACTGTACTCTGGCCCTCTGAATTAGGCGAGTGTTTCACTTTTTTAATGTTATTTGAAGATGGCAATCGCATCGATCTAACGCTTTGCCCTATCTCTTATATTCAGCAGTGGTCAGCGGGTGAACCTATGATAAAAATACTCTCTGATCCACAACGTTTGTTAGCTAACCTACCTGAACCTTCCGATAATGCTTATCAGTTCCTCTCTGCAACCCAACGTACTTTCAATGAATGTTGCAACGAGTTTTGGTGGGTAAGCACTTATGTTGTAAAAGGTCTAGCGCGCGGCGAATTACTGTATGCTAGCGATCATCTATATACCATTTGTCAAAAAGAACTATTAAGATTGTTAAGTTGGAAAGCTGTCTTGCAGAAAGATAAGATCAACGTTGGTAAAAATTATAAATATCTATTCAACTTTCTCCCTGAAAAACAGCAGACATTTGAAAATTTGTTAAGTTTTTCTAGTATTGATGCTTGTTGGCAATCGTTATTTGCAACACAAACTTCCTTCCATGATGAAGCAAAAGATTTTGCTCAGATAGCTGGATTTGAGTATATAAATAGTACTGCTGAAAAGATTATAGCGTATACTCAGCAGCATTATGAATTAGCAAATAACCGAGATTGA
- the comGF gene encoding competence type IV pilus minor pilin ComGF, with amino-acid sequence MKNKGFTLIECAVALMVLSLFLLGTLGVFQQSKQVQQAVYGRNAQEWHVFLIQFEDKLAEGTFSRVASNKIYYNKVNSATNREYECRIELNSNRNEIAIREKNGYEPVLTEVRKLQFRKSSQYILFTVTFLNGEQKNGKWTIDKT; translated from the coding sequence GTGAAAAATAAGGGGTTTACACTTATAGAGTGTGCAGTGGCATTAATGGTATTAAGTTTATTTTTGCTAGGAACATTGGGCGTTTTTCAACAAAGCAAACAAGTACAACAAGCTGTTTATGGGAGAAATGCGCAAGAATGGCATGTATTCTTGATTCAATTTGAAGATAAATTAGCCGAAGGCACATTTTCTCGAGTAGCAAGTAATAAAATTTATTACAATAAAGTAAATTCGGCTACAAATAGAGAATATGAATGTCGTATTGAGTTAAATTCGAATCGAAATGAGATTGCGATACGTGAGAAAAATGGCTATGAACCAGTGTTGACTGAGGTGAGAAAATTACAATTTCGCAAAAGTAGTCAGTATATTTTATTTACGGTAACTTTTTTGAACGGAGAACAAAAAAATGGGAAATGGACGATCGACAAGACATAA
- the comGB gene encoding competence type IV pilus assembly protein ComGB: protein MPKNKHKNTALMREQFLEMMISLLENGFSLQESLAVMQRNRQFSPEILQCFTSGLAKGGTFAECFYQAGFTLQEMTQVQLADVHGNVVTTLKNILNTMQILRKQKKELSKVATYPALLFIFVITLLFAMRFFLLPSLLQSGMIDTSHWSILLITYGPFIMVGMIVVIGCLFGGGWWYSRQQPVIWRAVFFANLPLVGFLYKMFQTSYFALEWGKMFKQGLEARQILAFMATVNPHSLVASLAKELNNALSQGKSLAEELEHYTFLLPEFSLIILQGEIKGKLGEELLLYSQLLTKRIVEKVEGWIQWVQPVVFLVVAVLIMAIYIAMFLPMYENIGGIME from the coding sequence ATGCCGAAAAACAAGCATAAAAATACTGCCCTCATGCGTGAACAATTTTTAGAAATGATGATCAGCTTGCTAGAAAATGGTTTTTCTCTGCAAGAAAGTTTAGCGGTCATGCAACGTAACAGACAGTTTTCCCCGGAAATTTTGCAATGTTTTACTAGCGGTCTTGCTAAGGGGGGGACTTTTGCTGAATGTTTCTATCAAGCTGGTTTTACGTTGCAAGAAATGACTCAAGTACAATTAGCAGATGTCCATGGAAATGTGGTTACAACATTAAAGAACATTTTGAATACCATGCAAATTTTAAGAAAGCAGAAAAAGGAATTGAGTAAAGTCGCAACATACCCAGCTTTATTATTTATATTTGTGATTACCTTATTATTTGCAATGCGTTTTTTTCTTCTGCCATCGTTGCTGCAATCAGGGATGATTGATACAAGCCATTGGAGTATTTTGTTAATAACTTATGGACCATTTATTATGGTGGGGATGATAGTTGTTATAGGCTGCTTATTTGGGGGCGGTTGGTGGTATAGTCGGCAGCAGCCCGTTATTTGGCGTGCAGTCTTTTTTGCTAATTTGCCATTGGTGGGTTTTTTATACAAAATGTTTCAAACCAGCTATTTTGCTTTGGAATGGGGAAAAATGTTTAAACAAGGACTTGAAGCCCGACAGATTCTAGCTTTTATGGCGACCGTCAATCCTCACTCGTTAGTTGCCAGCTTAGCTAAGGAATTAAATAATGCGCTGTCACAAGGGAAATCACTAGCTGAAGAATTAGAACATTATACATTTTTGTTACCCGAATTCTCGCTGATTATTTTACAAGGGGAGATTAAGGGAAAACTGGGTGAAGAGTTATTGCTTTATAGTCAATTATTAACCAAAAGAATTGTTGAAAAAGTAGAAGGTTGGATTCAATGGGTCCAACCAGTAGTATTTTTGGTGGTTGCGGTTTTGATTATGGCAATCTATATTGCGATGTTTTTACCTATGTATGAAAATATTGGAGGGATTATGGAATGA
- a CDS encoding universal stress protein, translating into MDQTYQTVLVGVDGSSQANEAFEKAVEVARRNNGRVLVVKVIEQQVPSTMGFAPLGESVLAQEEKDANELIQECKDYAASVSFENIEGLVVYGSTKTALTAELPEKYGVDLIMVGQSGLNAVERFITGSVASYVIRQAPCDVLIITPSKESES; encoded by the coding sequence ATGGATCAAACATATCAAACAGTTTTAGTTGGCGTGGATGGTTCTTCTCAAGCAAACGAAGCATTTGAAAAAGCAGTTGAAGTTGCTAGAAGAAATAATGGACGTGTCCTTGTGGTCAAAGTCATCGAACAGCAAGTTCCTTCAACTATGGGGTTTGCTCCTTTAGGTGAATCAGTGCTTGCACAAGAAGAAAAAGATGCAAATGAACTGATTCAAGAATGCAAAGACTATGCTGCTTCTGTTTCATTTGAAAATATTGAAGGCTTGGTTGTCTATGGTTCAACCAAAACGGCTTTAACCGCTGAACTTCCCGAAAAATATGGTGTGGACTTGATCATGGTTGGCCAATCCGGCTTAAATGCTGTAGAACGTTTCATTACGGGAAGCGTAGCAAGTTATGTTATTCGCCAAGCACCATGCGATGTATTGATTATCACACCTAGTAAAGAGTCAGAATCGTAA
- a CDS encoding thioredoxin family protein — protein MIIPKDVEELASYVEEGTNVFCFMADWCGDCQFIKPFLPEIEADFPNLQFIAVDRDRYIEIAKMWDIFGIPSFVVIKNGEESGRLVNKKRKTKEEIEDFLRSVG, from the coding sequence ATGATTATTCCAAAAGATGTTGAAGAGTTGGCTAGTTATGTAGAAGAAGGGACGAACGTCTTTTGTTTTATGGCAGATTGGTGTGGCGATTGTCAATTTATCAAGCCATTTTTACCGGAAATTGAAGCAGACTTTCCCAATTTGCAATTTATTGCAGTTGATCGTGATAGGTATATAGAAATTGCAAAAATGTGGGATATTTTTGGTATTCCAAGTTTTGTTGTCATAAAAAATGGCGAAGAAAGTGGTCGTCTCGTTAATAAAAAACGAAAAACAAAAGAAGAAATTGAAGATTTTTTACGCAGTGTAGGATAA
- the comGG gene encoding competence type IV pilus minor pilin ComGG — MGNGRSTRHKGGVLLTAVFTVAIISVLLLFLSENYRLQAQFTRNTREYYEIQIIKELFLTDYQALPENKRPQKGEAVYNQGKLSYEKEKDQLMLTISVGERKRNFKEKIEEASAKKKVQKKTNNDTQQSSEILQTE, encoded by the coding sequence ATGGGAAATGGACGATCGACAAGACATAAAGGCGGCGTGTTGTTAACGGCCGTTTTCACGGTGGCTATTATAAGCGTGTTATTACTATTTCTATCAGAAAATTATCGTCTACAAGCGCAATTTACACGGAACACACGTGAATATTATGAGATCCAAATTATTAAGGAATTATTTTTGACAGACTACCAGGCTTTGCCGGAAAACAAACGACCGCAAAAAGGAGAAGCTGTTTATAATCAGGGAAAACTGTCTTATGAAAAAGAAAAAGACCAACTAATGCTAACCATTAGTGTGGGTGAGCGAAAAAGAAACTTTAAAGAAAAAATAGAGGAGGCGTCTGCTAAGAAAAAAGTACAGAAAAAAACAAACAATGATACACAGCAGAGCAGTGAAATTCTTCAAACAGAGTGA
- a CDS encoding class I SAM-dependent methyltransferase: MSAENVEESFHLHLEAIQLLQNALETSYLDAYIENIENINDHYQVRIVDGVPKQSTVEELDRIYQKLQGISLEKEERRKLSQLLLLKGMQTEPLQPNHQLTPDSIGFLFVFLLEQLYPEKDSLKTIADLTSGMGNLLFTVLTNLEVAGYHLHGFGVDNDETMLAVAASNSQWIPTDVTLFHQDAATDLLMDPTDAVFSDLPVGYYPMDENAKKFDTAAEEDHSFAHHLLIEQSMKYVKEDGFGLFLVPTNFLETDQSEYLKKWLVDKVYLQGIIQLPDELFKNKAASKSILILQQKGETAKQVPEVLLAKVASLKEPAQVTTFFKEFKEWQSANMAN; encoded by the coding sequence GTGTCTGCAGAAAATGTTGAAGAAAGTTTTCACTTGCATCTTGAAGCAATTCAGTTATTGCAAAACGCCTTGGAAACCTCTTATTTAGATGCTTACATAGAAAATATAGAGAACATTAACGACCATTACCAAGTGCGTATCGTTGATGGTGTCCCTAAGCAGTCGACTGTCGAGGAACTCGATCGGATTTATCAAAAGCTTCAGGGAATTTCTTTGGAAAAAGAAGAACGGCGCAAGCTTTCACAGTTATTGCTTTTAAAAGGAATGCAGACCGAACCACTACAGCCGAATCACCAGTTGACTCCTGACAGTATTGGTTTTTTATTTGTTTTTTTATTAGAACAACTATATCCTGAAAAAGATTCATTAAAAACAATTGCTGATTTGACCAGTGGAATGGGGAATTTACTCTTTACCGTATTAACAAATCTGGAAGTAGCAGGGTACCATTTGCATGGTTTTGGCGTAGACAATGATGAAACGATGTTGGCAGTTGCTGCTAGTAATAGTCAATGGATCCCAACAGATGTTACTTTGTTCCATCAAGATGCGGCTACTGACCTATTAATGGATCCTACCGATGCTGTTTTTAGCGATCTACCCGTTGGCTATTATCCAATGGATGAAAATGCGAAAAAATTTGATACAGCGGCAGAAGAAGACCACAGTTTTGCTCATCATTTGTTGATTGAGCAAAGTATGAAATATGTAAAAGAGGATGGTTTTGGCTTGTTCTTAGTTCCTACGAACTTTTTAGAAACGGACCAAAGCGAGTATTTAAAAAAATGGTTGGTTGATAAAGTGTATCTGCAAGGGATCATCCAATTGCCAGATGAATTATTTAAAAATAAGGCCGCTAGCAAAAGCATTTTAATTTTGCAGCAAAAAGGTGAAACAGCCAAGCAAGTGCCGGAAGTGCTATTAGCAAAAGTGGCATCATTGAAAGAACCAGCACAAGTTACTACTTTCTTTAAAGAATTCAAAGAATGGCAATCTGCCAATATGGCAAATTAA
- the pepA gene encoding glutamyl aminopeptidase, whose protein sequence is MEEKTFQRIKELTELQGTSGFEQDIRAYMKEAISPLVDDVEQDGLGGIFGIRPHEDTTAPRVMVAAHMDEVGFMVTQITDRGLFEVTPLGGWNPYVVSAQRFTLKTAKGDYPCISSSVPPHLLRGTAGQKSVQVTDILFDAGFESKEEAEEYGVRPGDTLVPQVETTKTANGKNIIAKSWDNRYGCTVVLEALEALKNEKLGHTLIAGADVQEEVGLRGVKPAVTKFDPDLFFAVDCSAADDTKTKKGTFGHLGEGTLLRIYDPGLIMLPRLKEYLLDTAETHNIPYQYFVSKGGTDAGNAHTTNHGIPSSVIGVCGRYIHTHQTMFNIADFEAAREMLIQVLKGLDKSTVETIVKGK, encoded by the coding sequence ATGGAAGAAAAAACATTTCAACGAATTAAAGAATTAACAGAGCTACAAGGAACGAGTGGATTTGAACAAGACATTCGGGCTTATATGAAAGAAGCGATATCACCTCTAGTTGACGATGTCGAACAAGATGGTTTAGGGGGGATTTTTGGAATTCGGCCGCACGAAGACACAACAGCGCCACGTGTCATGGTTGCAGCGCACATGGATGAAGTTGGATTTATGGTTACTCAAATTACGGATCGCGGATTATTTGAAGTAACGCCTCTAGGTGGTTGGAATCCTTATGTGGTTTCGGCGCAACGTTTTACTTTGAAAACGGCAAAAGGCGACTATCCTTGTATTTCTTCATCAGTCCCACCACATCTTTTACGAGGAACTGCAGGTCAAAAATCTGTGCAAGTGACGGATATTTTATTTGATGCTGGCTTTGAATCCAAAGAAGAAGCAGAAGAATATGGCGTACGCCCTGGCGATACCCTGGTTCCTCAAGTTGAAACGACGAAAACAGCGAATGGAAAAAATATCATCGCAAAATCATGGGACAACCGTTACGGATGTACGGTAGTTTTAGAAGCCTTGGAAGCCTTAAAAAATGAAAAATTAGGCCACACGTTGATTGCAGGTGCTGACGTGCAAGAAGAAGTGGGTTTGCGAGGTGTAAAACCGGCAGTAACCAAATTTGATCCGGATTTGTTTTTTGCGGTCGATTGTTCCGCAGCAGATGATACGAAAACCAAAAAGGGGACCTTCGGACACTTAGGTGAAGGCACGTTATTACGTATCTACGATCCAGGTTTGATCATGTTACCACGCTTAAAAGAATATTTGTTGGATACAGCAGAAACCCATAATATTCCTTATCAATATTTCGTTTCAAAAGGGGGTACTGATGCCGGTAATGCACACACTACGAATCATGGGATTCCAAGTTCGGTTATTGGAGTATGTGGACGCTATATTCATACGCACCAAACAATGTTTAATATTGCTGACTTTGAAGCTGCGCGCGAAATGCTGATCCAGGTATTAAAAGGTCTAGATAAAAGTACTGTGGAAACGATTGTTAAAGGGAAATAG
- a CDS encoding NAD(P)H-hydrate dehydratase, with product MQRLSKQCLSIIQTRPQNSHKGTFGRTVLVGGNAQFGGAIMMSAEACVNAGSGLTTVMTDPSNHPALHARMPEAMTVDWNDKELCDSVLDSADVILIGPGLGEDKKSQDLLSYIFQKQKEDQLLVIDGSAITLFAKGNEQLPYPTQTIFTPHQMEWQRLSGVKIADQTEENNQKEQKKLQATIVLKSHHTEIYSNQGRFQNPLGNPGMATGGTGDTLAGIISGFLAQFPDTVDATNAAVYLHSYIADQLAHDNYVVLPTKISQALPYWMKKFEH from the coding sequence ATGCAACGTTTATCAAAACAATGCCTGTCCATTATTCAAACACGACCACAAAATTCTCATAAAGGAACGTTTGGCCGAACCGTCTTAGTCGGAGGAAATGCCCAGTTTGGTGGCGCAATTATGATGAGTGCCGAGGCTTGTGTAAATGCCGGTAGTGGTTTAACCACGGTAATGACTGATCCCAGCAATCATCCAGCTTTACATGCGCGCATGCCAGAAGCTATGACGGTTGATTGGAACGACAAAGAATTGTGTGATTCTGTGCTTGATTCTGCTGATGTTATATTGATTGGTCCTGGTCTAGGAGAAGATAAAAAAAGCCAAGATTTATTGTCTTACATTTTTCAAAAGCAAAAAGAAGATCAACTATTAGTGATCGATGGCTCAGCAATTACATTGTTTGCTAAAGGCAACGAACAACTTCCTTACCCGACACAAACGATTTTTACACCTCATCAAATGGAGTGGCAACGACTAAGTGGCGTAAAAATCGCTGATCAAACTGAAGAAAATAATCAAAAAGAACAGAAAAAACTACAAGCAACCATCGTTTTAAAAAGTCATCATACAGAAATTTATAGCAATCAAGGTCGGTTTCAAAATCCATTGGGTAACCCTGGCATGGCGACAGGCGGTACCGGAGATACTTTAGCAGGAATCATATCCGGATTCTTAGCCCAATTTCCTGATACAGTCGATGCTACAAATGCCGCCGTTTATTTGCACAGTTACATTGCCGATCAATTGGCTCATGATAATTACGTGGTATTACCCACTAAAATTAGCCAAGCTTTACCTTATTGGATGAAGAAGTTTGAACACTAA
- the comGD gene encoding competence type IV pilus minor pilin ComGD yields the protein MKPYPGFTLIESLVVLFVVTLFITLPSIVIQDAKETLEVVHFLDHFEKNILMTQQAAITSNERTRMMQRDTTTEYYFYTDTIEKLDMPKDLRASRIKTLYFNSGSGNNSSLQKLHFYWDKNNQKITYSFLFARGHYEKKITTIN from the coding sequence ATGAAACCTTATCCAGGATTTACTTTGATTGAATCTCTTGTAGTCTTATTTGTGGTAACACTATTCATCACCCTGCCTTCGATCGTTATACAGGATGCTAAAGAAACGTTGGAAGTTGTTCATTTTTTGGATCATTTCGAAAAAAATATACTAATGACCCAACAAGCGGCTATCACATCGAATGAGAGGACCCGAATGATGCAAAGAGATACGACGACTGAGTATTATTTTTATACCGATACGATAGAAAAACTTGATATGCCAAAAGATTTAAGAGCAAGCAGAATTAAAACGCTTTATTTTAATTCTGGTTCTGGCAATAACAGCAGTTTACAAAAACTCCACTTTTATTGGGATAAAAATAATCAAAAGATTACCTATAGCTTTTTATTTGCAAGGGGGCACTATGAAAAAAAGATCACAACCATTAACTAG
- the comGC gene encoding competence type IV pilus major pilin ComGC, protein MIEERQQKFNLRKIISSKFTDFKKKTKSGFTLIEMMIVLLIISILVLLFIPNLSKQKDTVSDQGDEAIVKVVETQIEIYEINNNKKITDSALKNLVTSEQYKVYKKYNN, encoded by the coding sequence ATGATAGAAGAACGGCAGCAGAAATTTAATTTAAGGAAAATAATCAGTAGCAAGTTTACGGATTTTAAGAAAAAAACGAAAAGCGGCTTCACATTAATAGAAATGATGATCGTTTTGTTAATTATTAGTATCTTGGTCTTATTATTTATTCCTAATTTATCAAAGCAAAAAGATACAGTTTCAGACCAAGGAGATGAAGCTATCGTCAAAGTTGTTGAAACACAGATTGAAATTTATGAAATTAACAATAATAAAAAAATTACAGATAGTGCCTTAAAAAATCTGGTAACTTCAGAGCAATATAAAGTGTATAAAAAATATAACAATTAG